A portion of the Pseudarthrobacter sp. L1SW genome contains these proteins:
- a CDS encoding 3-hydroxyacyl-CoA dehydrogenase family protein, with translation MTIKDTISTAAVVGSGYMGGGIAQVLALHGYKVMLGDVDGETAEGARVRLVQQAKGFEAQRLLPEGAAKTIEGNLVAAASIEEAVAAADYIAEAVPEKPDLKAAILRRVSAAAPSHAIIGTNTSAIPISELAASVTGPERFLGVHWMNPAPFIPGVELIPGEDTDPSVLARAEELIRSLGKTPARVADTPGFVANRLQFALYKEAARIVEEGVATPDQIDAVVSNTFGFRLALFGPFAIGDMAGLDVYESAYRTLEKAYGERFAAPEALAATVREGNIGLKSGHGFLDIDPAEKDALLAYRDNAYARLSQLRAELGQAPGL, from the coding sequence ATGACCATCAAAGACACCATTTCAACCGCCGCCGTCGTCGGGTCCGGATACATGGGCGGCGGAATTGCCCAGGTGCTGGCCCTGCACGGCTACAAAGTCATGCTGGGAGACGTCGACGGCGAAACAGCAGAAGGTGCCCGCGTGCGGCTTGTGCAGCAGGCCAAGGGATTTGAGGCCCAGAGGCTCCTGCCCGAGGGCGCCGCGAAAACCATCGAGGGGAACCTCGTGGCGGCCGCAAGCATCGAGGAAGCCGTCGCGGCTGCGGACTACATCGCTGAAGCAGTCCCGGAAAAGCCGGACCTGAAAGCCGCGATCCTCCGGAGGGTGTCGGCCGCCGCGCCGTCCCACGCGATTATCGGAACGAACACCTCCGCCATCCCCATCAGTGAACTGGCCGCGTCCGTGACCGGCCCGGAGCGGTTCCTGGGCGTCCACTGGATGAATCCCGCCCCGTTCATCCCCGGCGTCGAACTCATCCCCGGCGAGGACACCGACCCGTCCGTCCTCGCCCGCGCCGAGGAGCTCATCCGCAGCCTGGGCAAGACACCGGCCAGGGTGGCGGACACTCCGGGGTTCGTGGCGAACAGGCTTCAGTTCGCCCTGTACAAGGAAGCTGCCCGGATTGTTGAAGAGGGCGTGGCTACGCCGGACCAGATCGACGCGGTGGTGAGCAACACGTTCGGATTCCGCCTGGCCCTGTTCGGCCCCTTCGCCATCGGCGACATGGCGGGGCTGGACGTGTATGAATCCGCATACCGCACCCTTGAGAAGGCATACGGTGAACGGTTTGCCGCCCCGGAGGCCCTTGCCGCCACCGTTAGAGAAGGCAACATCGGGCTCAAGAGCGGACACGGCTTCCTGGACATCGATCCCGCCGAAAAGGATGCCCTCCTCGCGTACCGGGACAACGCCTACGCCCGGCTTTCGCAGCTGCGTGCGGAGCTTGGCCAGGCGCCGGGGCTGTAG